The genomic segment CCCGCTGACGCGGACGCGTACTCACGATCCCGCGGTGCAGCCGCGGCAGGAAGGCGAAAGTGGCAGACCACTACGAGGTCCTCGGCGTCTCACGCGACGCGTCCACCGACGACATCAAGAAGGCTTATCGCAAGCTCGCGCGGCAGCTCCACCCGGACGTGAACCCGGGTGACGAGGCGGCAGAGCGGTTCAAGCTCGTCACGCACGCATACGACGTGCTCAGCGACCCCGAGCAGCGCGCCCGGTACGACATGGGCGGCGGTGAGTCGCCCTTCGGCGGCGCCGGGGGCTTCGGGGGATTCAACGACATCTTCGAGACGTTCTTCGGCGCGGCCGGTGCCACGCGCGGGGGGCGGCCGCGCTCCCGGCGCGAGCGCGGGCAGGACGCCCTCGTGCGGGTCACGCTCGAGCTCGGCGACGTGGTGTTCGGCACCCACCGCGACATCGACGTGGACACCGCGGTGCTGTGCGAGACGTGCCAGGGCTCGTGCTGCCAGCCGGGCACGAGTCCGGTCACCTGCGACATCTGCCACGGCACCGGCAACGTCCAGCGCCAGGTTCGCAGCCTCCTCGGCAACGTCGTGACGTCGCAGCCGTGCAACGTCTGCCAGGGCTACGGCACCA from the Microbacterium atlanticum genome contains:
- the dnaJ gene encoding molecular chaperone DnaJ — encoded protein: MADHYEVLGVSRDASTDDIKKAYRKLARQLHPDVNPGDEAAERFKLVTHAYDVLSDPEQRARYDMGGGESPFGGAGGFGGFNDIFETFFGAAGATRGGRPRSRRERGQDALVRVTLELGDVVFGTHRDIDVDTAVLCETCQGSCCQPGTSPVTCDICHGTGNVQRQVRSLLGNVVTSQPCNVCQGYGTTIPYPCATCQGQGRVRARRTVSLDIPAGVETGLRLQLPGSGEVGPAGGPNGDLYIEVTVAPHEVFSRDGDDLLATLDVSMPDAILGTTTTIQSLDGPVELEIRPGVQAGDVLTIRGRGITPLRGSQRGDLKVGVHVVTPTRLDHKERALIEEFAKRTKAPAPKLAEYHQGLFAKLRDRFRNG